One Spea bombifrons isolate aSpeBom1 chromosome 1, aSpeBom1.2.pri, whole genome shotgun sequence DNA window includes the following coding sequences:
- the LOC128499603 gene encoding uncharacterized protein LOC128499603 yields MKRLAGIVQLLFLQIWILKGRTMPVNSTGCKHTSICNDITTILTQIQNKIREMHTVDQNLSDEYALKNGFTRDQGYCNPKSFGPHVNLKNISEEERFFEMHKTFLFLSDVLTQVAEYQGQLNANQKSFLKQLSNTVNGIKAISSNLSCLLCQKYNRTQENENYEKPFPTHQKDFQKKVWGCKVVTKYKDFISEAAGIDFVKPLTPDQK; encoded by the exons ATGAAGCGTTTGGCAG GAATTGTGCAACTGCTTTTCCTACAGATCTGGATTCTGAAGGGAAGGACAATGCCAGTAAACTCTACAGGCTGCAAACACACCAGTATCTGCAACGATATCACTACCATCCTGACACAAATCCAAAATAAGATACGTGAGATGCACACAGTGGACCAGAACCTCTCAGATGAATAC GCTTTAAAAAACGGATTCACTCGTGATCAGGGTTATTGCAATCCAAAATCCTTTGGACCTCATGTTAATCTGAAGAACATCAGTGAAGAGGAGAGATTTTTTGAGATGCACAAAACATTCTTATTCCTGAGTGATGTACTCACTCAAGTGGCAGAGTATCAGGGACAGCTAAACGCAAACCAAAAATCATTCCTTAAGCAACTGTCTAATACTGTGAACGGAATCAAGGCAATTAGCTCCAACCTGTCCTGTCTTCTTTGTCAAAAGTATAACAGGActcaagaaaatgaaaattatgAAAAGCCCTTTCCAACACACCAGAAGGATTTTCAGAAAAAAGTGTGGGGTTGCAAAGTGGTAACGAAATATAAAGATTTCATATCTGAAGCTGCTGGGATTGATTTTGTAAAACCGTTGACACCTGACCAAAAATAA